CCCGCGAGCGCGATCATGCCGACCGGGTCGGTCGTCGGGGTCGCCACCGCGCCGAAGATGAAGACGCCCATGACGACGCCGCGCCACCAGGTGAGCATGCGGCGGCCGGTCACCATGCCCGTCATGTTGAGCATCACCAGGAGCAGTGGCAGCTCGAACGAGGCACCGAAGACGAGGACCATCCTGACGGTGAAGTCGAGGATCTTGTCCATCGGCAGCAGGTTGGCCGCGCCGTCGGGCGTGATGCCGAGCAGGACGCGCATGCTGACGGGGAGGATCGCGTAGGCCAGCCAGGCGCCCGCGAAGAAGAGCGGCACGGCGGCGGACACGAACCAGTACGTGTACTTGCGCTCGTTCTTGTGGAGTCCCGGCGCGACGAACGCCCACAGCTGGTACAGCCAGACCGGGCTGGACACGATGATGCCGACCATGAGGCTGACCTTCACCGTCGTGGTGAAGGGCGAGAGCAGGTCGTTGAAGGTCACGGTCGCGCAGTGGCCACCGGTCTGCTTCATGCCGGGCTCGCAGCGCGGCACGGGGTCAGCCAGGAACTCCATCAGCTCCTGGCTGTAGAACGCCGCCACGATCGACACGACCGTGATGGCGAGGAGCCCCTTGGCGAGCCGGTTGCGGAGCTCGCGAAGGTGCTCCGCGAGGGACATCCGCCCCTCGGGGTCCTTCTCCTTCTTGCGGGCAGACTTGAGCAACCCACGTCCTCATCTCGTGCGGCAGGCCGGCCGTCGGCGCCGGCCTTGGATCAGCGCTGCGTCGTACGGTCGGTCGGCTCGGTGACCGGGCGCGAGCTGGTCACGTCGCCGGGGGCGGCCTGGATCGTGCGCTTCTGGACGGCCGGGTCGCTCGGCGGGTCGGCCGGAGCGGCGGTGTCGTCCTTGCTCTCGGACTTCATGGCCTTGGCCTCGCTCTTGAGGATGCGGGCCGACTTGCCGAGGGAGCGCGCCATGTCGGGCAGCTTCTTGGCACCGAAGAGCAGGACGATGACGACGAGGATGAGAATGATCTCGGTGGGGCCGAGCCTACCCATAGCTGTTTACCTTCTTCACCGAGGCGACAGGAGTCTGGTTGCTCGACAGACCGGACATATATCCGATCTCCCGCGCATGGCAGCGATCGTAACCCCCCGGGGTAAACGCTCGGCAATCCCCGCGCATACTCCGAGTACGGCCCCCGCCTCGATCCCGGGCCGTATTCGCAGCGTACCCGTCCACCTCGGGGAGTTGACAGGCCGCGGACGCTAAAGAGCCCCGCCGCCCGCACGGGCCACACCGGCCGCTGCCTTCTCCAGGTCCTCCGCCGCCCGGTTGATCTGCCGTGTGGTCTCGGTCACTTGCCGCGCGAGACGCTGCGCCTCCACAAACACCTTGACCGCCAGTACGCCGAGGACGGCGAGACCCAAGAAGCCCGCCGCGATCGCGAGCATCGCCCAGAACATGCGCCGAGCCTAGACGGTCGGGTGCAGGCGCAGCGTCCGCACCCCACCGCCGGTGAGGAGTTCCACGATCCGCTCGCCCGCGGGCTTGCGCACCGCGGCCTCGCACTCCGGGCACGTGAACGAGTAGAAGGTGGTGCGGGCGCTCGCGCCGATCGCGAGGCGCAGCGCACCCGCGGACAGCTCGAAGCGGGCACGGCAGTCCGGGCAGGCGGCCGTGAACAGGACGGGGGCGGAGGCGGACCGCTGCGACGGCACCCCCGGCAGCCCGGACATCGTCGGTGTACTCAACGCCCCGCCTCCTGACCGTCGTGCTCCTCGTACGCCGCCACTTCCCGCTCGTACGCGTCGAGGGCCTCGCGGGCCGCCTCACGCGCACTGTCGGCGAGCTGGGCCGGGGAGACGATCCGCCCGTCCCTGCCGAGCCGCAGCGCGAGCCGCCGCAGCGAGGTCGGGTCGGGGGTGCGCAGCGTGATCCGCAGACCGCCGTCGGGCAGCTCGTCGGCACTGTCGTGCGGGTAGTACTCGGCGACCCAGCGGCCACCGGGGCCGACCTCGACGACGACCTCCGGGTCCTCGGCCGCGGGCTGCACGAGGCCTTCGGAGAGGTCGCGCAGCTCCACCTCGGGCGGCGCGGACGGCTCGTCGAGGATCTTGATCTCGGCGACCCGGTCCAGACGGAAGGTGCGCCGCGCCTCGGAGCGACGGCACCACGCCTCTACGTAGGTGTGGCCGACGCTCACCAGACGGATGGGGTCGATCTCCCGCTCGGTGAGCTCGTCGCGCGCCGGCGAGTAGTAGCGGATCCAGAGCCTGCGCCGCTCCGAGATGGCCCGGTCGACGTCGGCGAAGACGCCGCCCTCCGACTCGAACGTCACCGAAAGGCGGGAGCTGGCGCCCGCCGCCTCACCGGCCGCGGTCTCCAGCTTCGCGGTGGCACGCAGCAGCGCGAGGCGGTCGCTCTC
The sequence above is a segment of the Streptomyces sp. Je 1-369 genome. Coding sequences within it:
- a CDS encoding helix-turn-helix transcriptional regulator, whose product is MASNAIDQTRRMLSLVTYLRERPGAHVGDVARAFGISTDELISDLDVLPLCGTSFRGGDLLDIDTDGDRIWWHNPDDVAAPLRLAADEATALLVAARAVSTLPGLRESDRLALLRATAKLETAAGEAAGASSRLSVTFESEGGVFADVDRAISERRRLWIRYYSPARDELTEREIDPIRLVSVGHTYVEAWCRRSEARRTFRLDRVAEIKILDEPSAPPEVELRDLSEGLVQPAAEDPEVVVEVGPGGRWVAEYYPHDSADELPDGGLRITLRTPDPTSLRRLALRLGRDGRIVSPAQLADSAREAAREALDAYEREVAAYEEHDGQEAGR
- the tatC gene encoding twin-arginine translocase subunit TatC gives rise to the protein MSLAEHLRELRNRLAKGLLAITVVSIVAAFYSQELMEFLADPVPRCEPGMKQTGGHCATVTFNDLLSPFTTTVKVSLMVGIIVSSPVWLYQLWAFVAPGLHKNERKYTYWFVSAAVPLFFAGAWLAYAILPVSMRVLLGITPDGAANLLPMDKILDFTVRMVLVFGASFELPLLLVMLNMTGMVTGRRMLTWWRGVVMGVFIFGAVATPTTDPVGMIALAGPIVVLYFIAVGISFLNDRRRRRNDPDAELDDDEASDLDLTPQDVDGVESVRPPRALPEQAGTGRADQRVNGFDDVT
- the tatA gene encoding Sec-independent protein translocase subunit TatA; protein product: MGRLGPTEIILILVVIVLLFGAKKLPDMARSLGKSARILKSEAKAMKSESKDDTAAPADPPSDPAVQKRTIQAAPGDVTSSRPVTEPTDRTTQR